From the genome of Propionispora vibrioides:
ATCGGCCAACGTCATCCTCGTCGGCTACGAAAGGATCGGTTCCGGTCTTGTAACCGTTATGGTGCGGGGTGATGTGGGAGCCGTCAAATCGGCTGCCGATGCAGGCGCAGCGGCAGCCCGTAAGGTAGGGGAGGTCGTTTCCGTTCATGTAATTCCTCGTCCTCATACTGATGTGGAAAAAATTTTACCGAAGGTGTAAGCCAGGGAAATATTATGGAGGTGACCAGATAAATGCAAGAACAATTGATTGACAAGGTAATGGATGAAATTAAGAAAAGGATGGAAGAGCAGGCGCCGGCCAGTAAAGCTCAAGCCGCGGCTTGTCCGGCAAATCCGGGCATGACCGAATTTGTCGGAACGGCCATCGGCGATACGATTGGCCTTGTGATTGCCAATGTAGACCCTTCGCTGCATGAAATGATGAAGATTGACCCCAAGTACCGCTCTATCGGTATTTTAGGCGCCCGTACCGGTGCCGGCCCTCACATTATGGCTGCCGATGAAGCGGTCAAAGCGACCAATACGGAAATCGTAGCCATCGAGTTGGCCCGTGATACGAAAGGCGGCGCCGGCCATGGCAGCTTGATTATTTTTGGGGCCGAAGAGGTTTCCGACGCAAGACGGGCTGTGGAAGTGGCCTTGAAGGAACTGAACCGCACGTTCGGTGATGTATACGGCAATGACGCCGGCCATATTGAACTGCAATATACGGCCCGGGCCAGCTATGCAATCAATAAAGCTTTTAACGCGCCGCTCGGCAAAGCCTTCGGTCTGATTGTCGGCGCGCCTGCCGCTATCGGTGTGCTCATGTCCGATGTGGCGGTAAAAACGGCCAATGTTGAATTGATCGGTTATTCCAGTCCCGCTCAGGGCACCAGCTTTTCCAACGAAGTGATTATCATGATCAGCGGTGATTCCGGTGCTGTCCGGCAGTCTGTTCTGGCCGCAAAAGAGGCGGGCAGAAAGCTGCTCGAAGCGATGGGCGGACCGGCTCCGTCTTCGACAACGCCTTATATCTAACTGACGAGGAGGGGATTTAGCATGAAGAGATCAAAACGCGTGCAAGCGTTGGAAGCCCGTCCCGTCAATCAGGATGGGTTCGTAGTAGATTGGCCGGAGGTCGGGTTGATTGCCATGGGCAGTCCGAATGATCCGACGCCGAGCATTAAGGTGCAAAACGGTAAAATCGTAGAAATGGATGGTATTCTCCGCGACAAGTTCGATTTTATTGATCAGTTTATCGCCGACTATGCGATCGACGCTTCGATCGCCGAACAGGCGATGGCCATGGACAGCACGGAAATCGCCAAAATGCTTGTTGATATTCACGTGCCCCGCCAGGAAATCGTCAAAATCGTTCGCGGTCTTACGGCGGCCAAACTGGTCGACGTATTTAATCAGATGAACGTAGTGGAAATGATGATGGCTTTGCAAAAGATGCGCGCCCGCAAAACGCCTTCAAACCAATGCCATATTACGAACGTGAAAGACAATCCCGTACTGATTGCGGCCGATGGCGCCGAAGCGTCCCTGCGCGGTTTCGACGAAATGGAAACGACCGTTGCCGTTGTCCGTTATGCCCCCTTTAATGCGCTGGCCCTGCTGTTGGGCAGTCAGGTTGGCCGCGGCGGCACACTCATTCAATGCGCCCTGGAAGAAGCGACGGAGCTTGAACTGGGCATGCGCGGTATCACGGCGTATGCGGAAACGATTTCCGTATACGGTACGGAAAATGTATTTGTCGACGGTGATGATACTCCCTGGTCGAAGGCATTCCTCGCATCGGCCTATGCCTCACGGGGTCTGAAAATGCGCTTTACATCCGGGACCGGTTCAGAAGTACAGATGGGTTATGCCGAGGGCAAATCGATGCTGTATCTGGAAATCCGCTGCATCATGGTCACCAGAGGTGCCGGTGTGCAGGGACTGCAAAACGGTTCCGTAAGCTGCATCGGTGTACCGGCAGCCGTTCCCTCCGGTATCCGCGCTGTTCTGGCGGAAAATCTCTGCGCCGCCATGATCGACCTGGAAGTTGCCTCCAGCAATGACCAGACCTTCACTCATTCCGACATTCGCCGTACGGCCCGCACACTTATGCAGTTCCTGCCGGGTACGGACTTCATCTGCTCCGGCTACAGCGGAACGCCGAACTATGACAACATGTTTGCCGGTTCCAACTGGGATGTAGAGGATTATGACGATTGGAATATTCTGCAGCGTGACCTCAAGGTCGACGGTGGTCTCCGCCCTGTTTCGGAAGAAGAGATCATCCGTGTTCGCAATAAAGCAGCGAAGGCCATTCAGGCTGTTTTCAGAGAACTGGGCTTCCCGGCCATTACGGACGAAGAAGTGGAAGCCGCCACTTATGCCCATGGCAGCAACGATATGCCGCCGCGCAACATTGTTGAAGACCTGAAAGCTGCCCAGGAGCTGATGAGCCGCGGGATTACGGGGCTTGATGTGATTAAAGCCTTATCGAAAGCCGGCTTTAATGATGTGGCTTCGAATGTACTCAATTTGCTTAAACAGCGCATTTCCGGCGACTATCTCCATACAGCCGCCATTTTGGATAAAGACTTTAATGTCATCAGCGCCGTTAATCAGCAAAATGACTACCAGGGCCCCGGAACCGGTTATCGTCTCAGCGATGCGCGCTGGGAGGAAATTAAAAATATCAGTCAGGCGATCAATCCGTCTGATTTCGATGTTTGAGTCGGGAAAGAGGTGCGTAAAAAATGCAAATTAGCGAACAAATGATTCGTGAAATTGTCCTGCAAGTTATGCAGGGAATGGAACCGCCGACTGCGGCAGCACCAAGTAAACCGGTGGTGCAGGGCCGTCCGATGACACTGGTGGAAAAAGGCGACGCCCGCCCGGGAACGCGTACCGATGAAGTGGTCATCGCCCTGGCGCCGGCTTTTGGTAAATACCAGAATAAAACAATTGTCAATATTCCTCACAGCGATGTTCTGCGGGAAATTATCGCCGGTATTGAGGAAGAAGGCATTCAGGCCCGTGTTGTACGGGTGCTCAGAACATCCGACGTGGATTTTGCCGCCCATGACGCAACAAAATTAAGCGGCTCCGGAATTGCCATCGGCATCCAGTCGCGCGGCACGACGGTTATTCACCAGAAAGATTTGCCGCCCTTGAGCAATCTGGAGTTATTTTCACAGTCGCCGCTCATTGATCTGCCTACGTATCGCGCTATCGGCAAAAATGCGGCCAAATACGCCAAAGGCGAATCGCCTACGCCGGTTCCGACGAAAAATGATCAGATGGCCCGGCCAAAATACCAGGCCAAAGCAGCCGTGCTTCATATCAAAGAAACGGAACACGTTATTCCCGGCAAGAAACCGGTAGAAGTAGAAGTGAAATTTTAAGTCAACGGAGGTGAACACCATGTCTCAGGAAAAATTAGTGGAAGAAATCGTTCGGCAAGTATTGCAGTCCATGTACCAGGGGGGCGCTGCGGCCGCGCCGCAGGCAGCTCCGGCTAAGACGGGCCTGTGCCCCGCCAGCGATTATCCCTTGTCGGCCAAACGGGCTGACTCGCTAAAAACTCCTACAGGAAAAAAACTGGCCGATATTACGCTGGACAGCGTACTGGCCGGACAGGTTGCGCCGGAGGATGTGCGTATCGCGCCGGAAACGCTGCGCATGCAGGCTGAAATCGCCGACGGCGTCGGCCGGACGCAGTTCGGCAACAATCTGCGCCGGGCAGCGGAACTGACCGCTGTTCCTGATAAACGCATATTGGAAATCTACAATGCACTGCGCCCCTATCGCTCCACGAAAGAAGAACTGTCTGGCATTGCCGATGAACTGGAAACCAAATATAAAGCCGTAATGAGCGCAGCTTTGGTCCGCGAGGCGGCTGACGTATACGAGCGGCGCAACCGGTTAAGAGCAGACTAGAGTAGGATGGGGTTGCCATGACAATCATTGCAGGCGTAGATGTTGGAAACTCAACAACCGAAGTTTGCCTGGTTCAGGTTGACAGCAGTACCAGGCGTACCTATTTATCAAGCAGTATTGTGAAAACCACCGGTATAAAAGGAACGGTCGCCAATGTGCCGGGCATTATCGTCGCCTTGCAGGAGGCTGTTAAAGCATCGGGCGTTTCCCTGAGCGATATCAAAGAAATCCGCCTGAATGAAGCAACACCGGTTATTGGTGATCTGGCTATGGAGACGATTACGGAAACGATTATTACGGAATCGACAATGATCGGCCATAACCCTTCCACGCCGGGCGGCATCGGTCTTGGCGTCGGTGTTACCATTCCCTACGGGGAGCTGACGGCTGCCGGAGCAGGAGCAAAAATTATTTGCGTTGTACCTGGCGGCATTGACTTTGAAGAAGCGGCAAAAACGCTTAACCAGGCGATTGACCGCGGCGTTGATTTGCAGGGAGCGATCGTACGCCAGGACGATGCCGTGCTGATTACCAACAGGCTGCGTAAAGCCATTCCGATCATCGATGAAGTCACGCTGATCGACAAGGTCCCGCTGCACATGCTGGCGGCCGTAGAAGTGGCTTTGCCCGGTCAGACCATTCAGACGCTGTCTAATCCCTACGGGATTGCCACGGTTTTTGAGCTGTCGCCTGATGAGACGAAGCTCATCGTTCCCATTGCCCGTGCGCTGATCGGTAACCGGTCCGCCGTTGTGGTACGGACCCCGGCCGGTGATGTGAAGGCAAGAACGATTCCGGCCGGGTTTATCACACTGGTCGGTGAAAAGGGCCGCGAAGATATTGATGTGGAAGCAGGCGCCCGCAAAATTATGGAAACGGTGGAACGGGTGCAGCCGGTGATTGATATCCAGGGCGAGAAGGGAACAAACGTAAACGGTATGCTCGAACGGGTCAGACAGGTTATGAGCGATTTGACGTCGCAGCCTGTGGGCGACATGAAAATCCAGGACCTGCTTGCCGTGGATACCTTCGTACCGCAAAAAGTACAAGGTGGCCTGGCCGGTGAATTTGCCCTGGAAAACGCTGTGGCCTTAGCCGCCATGGTAAAAACATCGCGACTGCCGATGCAGCAGATTGCCGATCAATTGCAGGAACGGCTGCAGGTTTCCGTGGTTATCGCCGGCGTGGAAGCCAATATGGCCATCCGGGGCGCGCTGACGACACCCGGTACGGACAAACCGCTGGCCATTCTCGACATGGGTGGCGGTTCGACCGATGCAGCCATTATTACCAGGCAGGAAAAAATCGAATCCATTCATTTGGCCGGTGCCGGCGATATGGTAACGATGCTCATCAATTCGGAACTGGGGCTTAATGACTTTGATCTGGCGGAGGATATCAAGAAGTATCCCCTGGCGAAGGTGGAAAGCCTTTACCATATCCGCCTGGAAGACGGCACGGTCCGCTTTTTTGAAGAAAATCTGCCGCCCCAGGTATTTTCCCGTGTCGTTATTTTAAAAGAAAACGACATGGTGCCCATTCCGTCCGATCATCCCCTGGATAAAATCCGTCATGTGCGGCGTGAAGCAAAAAAACGCGTTTTTGTGACCAATTCGCTGCGTTCATTGGCCCGGGTAGCGCCGACGGGCAATATTCGCCATATTGAATTTGTCGTTCTCGTCGGCGGATCAGCCCTTGATTTTGAAGTAGCCGATATGGTCACCGACGCGCTCGGCGAATACGGCATTGTCTGCGGCCGCGGTAACATCCGCGGTACGGAAGGCCCGCGTAATGCCGTCGCGACCGGTCTGGTCCTTTCCTACTTTGCGGGAGAGGAGTGAGGAATATGCCGGCTAATCAAGGTGCCAACAGGCCCTGCATTTTTATTCGAATCGTTCCGCACAAAGACAGGGAGAGAAAACTGCGCGAACTGACGGCAGGCATGGAAGAGGAAGGCATTCCCTGTCAGATCGCGGATGCGACAGAGCAAGAAGAAGGTGCCGGTGTTCTGGCCCACGAGGCGGCCGTGCAGTCACAGCTTGCTGTCGGTGTCGGTGTGACAGATGGGGAGATAGCGGTCCACTATGCTAAGCTGCCAGTGGGAAAACCGCTCTTTCTATCAGCGGAACAGCAGCCTGCTGTCTGGCGGTCTCTGGGCTACAATGCGGCCAGACTGGTAAAGGGAATCCCCTTTAAAGGGATTGAGCCGGAACCGGAGACAAAGGCGGCAAGCTGCAGGGAGCAGCAAAGTATGGCTGTAGAACAAGATACTGCTGCAATGGAGAGCCTTGTAGCCGCCATCGTGCAGCGAATTTTACAAGAATCGGCTAACGGCCATGGGGGAGGTGTAGGAACATGGTCAGACAAGCGCTAGGCTTAATCGAAACAGTCGGCTTGGCAGCCGCTGTTGCGGCAGCCGATGCGGCTGTGAAGGCGGCGAATGTAAAACTTCTCGGCTATGAACTGGCCAAAGGCGGCGGCTTGACAACCGTCAAATTGTTTGGCGACGTAGGGGCCGTTACGGCCGCCGTTGCGGCAGGGAAAATGGCTGCTGCCCAAATGACTTCCGTTTGGGGTGCTCATGTAATTCCCCGGCCTCATGGTGAAGTCGATAAGTTGTTGTTTACCAAAGATACGGTCGGTTACCGGCAGCCTGTTCCGGTGGAGCAGCCGCCGGAGGAGACGCCTGCGGTTGCAGCAAAAACGCCGGTTTACCAGGCGACGGTGCCTGTTGACAATGATCCGGCAGCAGTCGAACAGAGCCAAGCCATGGCCGGGGCGGCCATACCGGAAGCCGTGCAGGCAGCGGCTGAAACGTCAAAGGTTCCGGCAGAGCCGGCAACAAAGGCAGGCTTGGCCCTGCAGAAGCAACCGGAAGAGCTTTGCAATCTTTGCGGCGATCCACTTTGTGACAGACACAAGGGAGAACCGCGGGCAAATTGCATCCACTATAACGAACTCAAACATAAGGAGGAATCATAATGCGGGGAGAAGCATTAGGAATGGTTGAAACAAAAGGTCTTGTCAGCGCGATTGAAGCGGCTGACGCCATGGTTAAAGCAGCCAATGTCATACTCATTGGTTATGAAAAAATCGGGTCAGGCCTTGTTACGGTGATGGTCCGCGGGGACGTAGGCGCTGTAAAGGCAGCGACCGACAGCGGCGCCGCTGCAGCGGGAAAAGTGGGAGAACTCGTTTCCGTTCACGTGATTCCCCGTCCCCATACGGATGTGGAAAAAATTCTGCCTAAAATTGGCGGCGGCGAGTAAGACAGCCCAGACAACGGGAGAACGGCGGGAGTGAGTCAGTTGGAAGAAGAGATGCTTATTAAGCAAGTGGTGCAGCAGGTTATGGCTGCCCTTCATCAGCCGGAGGGGATACCAGTTGGTGTATCGAACCGTCACATCCACCTTTCTGCTGAACACATGGAGATCTTGTTTGGCCGCGGGAAAAGCCTTACGAAGAAAAAAGAATTAAATCAAATCGGCGAATTTGCCGCCGAGGAAACGGTTACGCTTGTCGGGCCGAAGGGAACGATGCGTGGTGTCCGCATCTTGGGACCGCTCCGGAGCTTTACGCAGATAGAACTTTCCCTGACCGATGCGTTTGGCCTGGGCATCAAGCCGCCGTTTCGTAACTCCGGCGACATAAAGGGATCGGCCGGCATTGTTGTTGTCGGTCCCTGTGGCGCCGTTACATTACAGGAAGGTGTCATCTGTGCCATCCGGCATATCCATATGAACTGCGAAACGGCGCAGCGTTTTGGTGTGCGGGACGGTGATGTGGCCACCGTATCATTCGGCGGTGTCCGCGGCGGTACCCTTAAGGAAGTTTTAATTCGCGTACAGGAGCATTTCCGGCTGGAAATGCATGTTGATACGGATGAGGCCAATGCCTTGGGATTAAAAAATGGCGATACCGTTACTTTGTTATAGAGTCAGGAGGTGCATCATAGATGGATTATGATGTGCTGGTCGAACAAATTGTGGCGGAGGTACTGCGCAGACTCGGTGAGGCGCCGCAAACTCCGCCGCCTTTTTCCCAAAAGGTCTCGGCACTGGCCGTATTTACCGGCGGCCTGCTGGGACTTGAGGAAAGCCTGGCGCAGGTAAAGACTTTGCAGACCCGCGGCTTTTCTTTTACGGTCCTTTTATCGGCAGCGGCCGAAACGGTGATTGGTCTGGAGCGGATTCAAGCGCAGCTCGGGCGGGACGTGAAAATCATGACCGGCCGGTCTCCCTATCCGGGAAAAGAATTGCGGGAAGCGGAACTTGTCTTGATTCCTGTCCTAACGCAGAACACGGCGGCGAGAATAGCGGCGACGCAGGCAGACTCACTTTGCAGCACCGTTATTATGCAGGCGCTGATGATGGGAAAACCGGTCGTCGCGGCAAGCAATGCAGCCGATCCACAGGATGGGAGCCGAAAAGAAAAAAATATGGGGAAAGCAGCGCCGGCCTTGCTGGAGAAGCTTAGAAAAAACCTGGAGACTATTTCTTTATATGGCGTTCAGCTTGTTGCTGCCAGTGAGCTGGCAGCGGCCTGTGCGGCTTCTTGCGGTAAAGCGGCACGGCAGAAGACAAACGTGGCGAAACCGGCGGTGAAAGAACGGGGAAAACGGACGGTGCTTGACGCGAAAGCCGTACAGGCCGCTCTGGCGCAAGGCGTCCAGACCCTTTCGCTGTCACCGGAAACGATCATTACGCCGCTGGCCCGCGATATGGCCAGAGACGCCCATATTATCTTTCAGTTTGAAGAAGCTTAAGCGATAGGAGCGATCGTTATGTGGTTGGGAAAAGTTGTGGGAACACTTGTCGCAACACCAAAAGATGATAGTCTGACAGGGTGCAAACTTTTAATTGTGAAGCCTTTAAAGTTTTGCCATAGTCAAGGCGACAGCCTTGTTGTAGCCGTTGATGCAATCGGCGCCGGCACCGGTGAGTCTGTGCTTGTCGTAACAGGCAGTTCGGCAAGGCATGTAATAGGAGATCCGGAGGCGGCTGTTGATGCGGCGATCATCGGTATCATCGATACGATCGAGCTAAATCAATTGCTCGTTGAGGAGTAACCATATGAAGGTATATACGAAAACAGGCGACAAGGGCGAGACAAGTCTTTTCAGTCGGGAACGGGTTCCGAAGGACCATGTGCGCATTCAGGTCTATGGTACGCTTGATGAAGCGTCAGCAGCCCTTGGGATGGCCAAAGCCTTAGCGAAACAGCAGTGGGTTTGTGAAAAAATTGAACAGGTACAGCAGGATTTGATTTTGCTTTGTGGTGACTTGGCGACACTGGAGCTAAAGAAGGACCGGCAGTATCTCATTACGGAAGGTCATATTGCATCGCTGGAGCAGCAGATTGACGAACTGGAAGAAAAGCGGATTCCGCAGAAATATTTCATTACGCCGGGAGCCAGTGCGGTCAGTGCGGCGATTGATTTGGCAAGAAGCATAGTCAGAAGGGCGGAACGAGCTGTAGTGACAGCAAAGCGGACGGAAACGATTCCGCAAACGGTTTTTCTTTATATGAACCGCCTGTCGGATTTTCTATTTGTCTTGGCCCGCTGCGCCGAACAGGAGGAAATCATCGCTGCGGCGACACGCGGTGTGCTTGGCGCACTGCAGGAAGCGGTTGCCGATGGCGCCAGGAAAGGAGAAGGCAGCATGCTAGCCAAGGCCAAACAGGTGGTAGCCGCCGCTGAACAAAAGGCAGTCGAAATGGGGATTCCCATGGTTATTGCCGTGGTGGATCAGGGGGGCAATCTCGTTTTACAGGAACGAATGGACAATTCGGTCTTAGCCGGTATTGCTTTGGCTGTGGATAAAGCCTTTACGGCTGTATCGCTAAAAATGCCGACCAGCGAAGTGGCGAAAGCCGTACAGCCCGGGCAGCCGCTTTTCGGCCTTGCGTCAAACGGACAGGGACGCTATGTCGTATTTGGCGGCGGCTTTCCCTTAGAAGCGGGAGGACAGGTAGTCGGTGCTATCGGTGTCAGCGGCGGGACGGTAGAGGAAGACATGGCTGTGGCTAAAGCTGGTCTTGCTGTTTGGTAAAACGAACCGAATGGGGGTAACGAAATGAATGTAGATCAAACGTTGATAACAAAAATTGCGGCCCAAGTGCTGGCCAAGCTGCAGCAGTCTGCAGCCGGCGGCAACGACGGCGGCGATTACGGTGTTTATCAGACTGTAGATGAAGGCGTTGCCGCTGCGCGGGAAGCTTATAAGCAATTACGGGCCCTTTCCATTGCCGAACGGGAAAAACTCATAAAGGCGATGCGGGAAGCGGCTTATAACCATGCGGAACTGCTGGCGAAAATGGCTGTGGAAGAGTCCGGTATGGGCCGGGTGGCCGATAAGATTATTAAAAATCAAATGGGCGCCATGAAAACACCCGGTACGGAAGACTTGCGGACGGAAGCGCAGACCGGCGACCATGGATTGACGCTGTATGAAATGGGACCTTATGGCGTGATCGGGTCTATTACGCCGACGACCAACCCGTCCGAGACGATTATCTGCAACGGAATCGGCATGATTGCCGCCGGCAATGCTGTTTTCTTCAGTCCCCATCCGACGGCGAAAAATACGTCGCTTACGACGATCAAAATTTTAAACAAGGCTATTATTGCCGCCGGCGGGCCCGCTAATCTGCTTACGGCCATTGAAAAACCTTCTTTGGAAGCAACCAATGCGATGATGAGTCATCGGGATATTAATATGCTTGTTGCTACAGGCGGCCCCGGTGTGGTGAAAGCAGTTCTTTCCTCCGGGAAGAAGGCTATCGGCGCCGGCGCCGGCAATCCGCCGGCCGTTGTCGATACAACGGCCGATATTCCGAAAGCGGCGAAGGATATCGTGGCAGGTTGTTCTTTTGACAATAATCTGCCCTGTATTGCCGAAAAAGAGGTTATCGTTGTCGGTGCTGTTGCGGACGAACTTATTTCTTATATGCAAAAATACGGCGCTTATCTGATCGCAGGCAAGCAGATCGATGATCTTCTCGCTGTCGTCATGACGGAAAAACCCAAGAAAGCCTATGGCATCAACAAGGACTATGTGGGAAAAGATGCTCAGTATTTGCTCAGCCAAATCGGCATTACGGTACCTGACAGCATCCGTGTCGTTTTATGTGAAACCGAAGCAGACCATCCGTTCGTTATAGAAGAGCTTATGATGCCAATTCTGCCCGTCGTGCAGGTCAAGGATATCGACGCGGCCATTGAACTGGCCGTAAAGGTTGAACATGGCAACCGTCATACGGCGATTATGCATTCGAAAAATGTTGATCATTTGACGCGGCTGGCTAAAGCGATTGAAACGACAATCTTTGTAAAAAATGCTCCTTCCTATGCCGGCATCGGCGTGGGCGGTGAAGGTCATACGACCTTTACGATTGCCGGTCCGACCGGGGAAGGTCTTACTTCGCCTCGAAGCTTTACGAGACAACGACGGTGCGTTTTGGTAGACGGCTTTTCCATTGTCTAAGCCGGTGCAAAGGCGCGCCTGACCGGAGGTTGGCAGTGTGAAACAAGCGGTAGGTATTGTGGAATTTAAAAAAATTACAAGAGGAATTGTGGCGGCTGATGCCATGTGCAAGGCCGCCGCTGTGGAAATTATAACGGCCCAGGCGATTTGTCCCGGCAAATATCTCATACTCGTAGCCGGCGATGTGGGTGCCGTAAACAGCGCTGTCGCCGCGGCCGCGGCCGTTACGCAGGAAAGCGACCGGGTCGCCTCGTTTGTCATACCAAATTTGCAGCCAAGCGTTATTCCTGCTCTCAAGCGGCAGGGCGCACCAAAGACGCTGCGGGCCTTAGGCGGTTTGGAATGCTATTCGGTAGCAGCCGCCATCGTCGCCGCTGACGCGGCGGTCAAATGCGCGCCGGTGACGCTTATTGAAGTACGTTTGGCACGCTTTATGGGAGGCAAGGCCGTTGTGACGTTGACCGGCGATGTGGAGGCCGTAACGCTGGCCATCGGGGCGGGACGGGGCGCCGTTCCCGGCAAGGTCATTGACTCGTTTGTCCTGCCGTCGCCGCATAGCAAGCTGGGCACTGTTATTTTTTAAGGTAAATGAGAGTAGGGCTGATCCCTACTCTTTATTTGTATAGGGAGGGCGTGATCGATGTGAGCTGGTCTCTGGCCTTGCTTACGGCCTTGACGGCAAATCTCGATAACCTGGGCGTAGGTCTTGCTTACGGCGTCAAAGGAATTAAACTTTCCTGGCAGGCGAACGGTGTCATTGCCGTGGTTGCTTTTGCCTTTACCTGGTTTGCCGAAAGAGCCGGCAGCTTGATAAAACTCTATTTCGGTGTGGCAAGCGCTCATGTGACAGGGGCCGTACTCATTATGGCAATCGGTAGCTGGATTCTTGGCGGCGCCGTTTTTTCCACCAACCATATGTATCGTCCGGAACAGGCCGACCGTGACCGGTCACAGCATATCAGTGCGCAGGAGGCGCTTATCCTGGGGATTGCCTTATCGGTCAATGCCATTCCAATCGGGTTTGAAGCGGCGGCATTTTCTTTTCCTGAGCTGATTATGCCTTGTCTCATTGCCATTTTCAGTTTTTTGACTTTATGGTGCGGTGTTGTTTTCGGAAAGCTGTTGGGGGCGGCTCATACGGGAAAGCGGACAACTATTCTGTCCGGTGTGCTTTTGGTAGTGATCGGACTGTATCAGCTTTTTTCATTCATTTCGCCGTGAAACGGGATTACTATAGATCGAGGTTTTCGGCAGTTTGCGATAAACGGTAGTGATGAGCAAAGCAAAATATATACTGGAAATGACCTAAAGTCCGCTGAGGATTTTAGGTCATTTCCAGTATAGTCAGCTCTAAATGATTCAAATGTTTAATGCTGGAAATAGCTGTTTTTATTATGTATTGACAAAATGTTGCAAACCTTGGCTGGTGGCAAAAAACAGCGAGATGACGGGCAGCTTAGAAACGAAGGCAGCGCTGGCCGGAATTGTATTCAATTGCCGGAACTTCCACCTTATTCTTAACATAATATGTAGCAAAGCGAATATTGGAGGAATAACCATGCGGCCCTGTAAGATTTGTCATCAGAAGGATTTTGGTGAATGGTATGATGATTGCATTGGCGAAGATAAACCATTAGTAAATCACGTTGTGGTCCTTGATCCCGGCCATGGCGGTGCGTATTCGGGGGCGATAAACTATGGATTTCGGGAATCGGATATTAATCTGGCGGTCGCCCGTAAACTGCGCAAGAAGTTAAAACAGGCAGGCGCTACGGTGACTATGACCCGGACGCGGGACGTTAATCTGGCACCACCCGGCGCGAATCTTGACGCCGACCTTCAAGCCAGAGTGGATGTCGCTAAGCGGGCGAAAGCGGATATTTTCGTAAGCCTTCATGTCGATGATATACCTAATATTAATCTTACCGGCCCGGCCAGTTATTTTCCGAAAGGACGTTCTTACAGC
Proteins encoded in this window:
- the pduA gene encoding propanediol utilization microcompartment protein PduA, giving the protein MSEALGMVETKGLVGAIEAADAMVKSANVILVGYERIGSGLVTVMVRGDVGAVKSAADAGAAAARKVGEVVSVHVIPRPHTDVEKILPKV
- the pduB gene encoding propanediol utilization microcompartment protein PduB, producing the protein MQEQLIDKVMDEIKKRMEEQAPASKAQAAACPANPGMTEFVGTAIGDTIGLVIANVDPSLHEMMKIDPKYRSIGILGARTGAGPHIMAADEAVKATNTEIVAIELARDTKGGAGHGSLIIFGAEEVSDARRAVEVALKELNRTFGDVYGNDAGHIELQYTARASYAINKAFNAPLGKAFGLIVGAPAAIGVLMSDVAVKTANVELIGYSSPAQGTSFSNEVIIMISGDSGAVRQSVLAAKEAGRKLLEAMGGPAPSSTTPYI
- a CDS encoding propanediol/glycerol family dehydratase large subunit, with amino-acid sequence MKRSKRVQALEARPVNQDGFVVDWPEVGLIAMGSPNDPTPSIKVQNGKIVEMDGILRDKFDFIDQFIADYAIDASIAEQAMAMDSTEIAKMLVDIHVPRQEIVKIVRGLTAAKLVDVFNQMNVVEMMMALQKMRARKTPSNQCHITNVKDNPVLIAADGAEASLRGFDEMETTVAVVRYAPFNALALLLGSQVGRGGTLIQCALEEATELELGMRGITAYAETISVYGTENVFVDGDDTPWSKAFLASAYASRGLKMRFTSGTGSEVQMGYAEGKSMLYLEIRCIMVTRGAGVQGLQNGSVSCIGVPAAVPSGIRAVLAENLCAAMIDLEVASSNDQTFTHSDIRRTARTLMQFLPGTDFICSGYSGTPNYDNMFAGSNWDVEDYDDWNILQRDLKVDGGLRPVSEEEIIRVRNKAAKAIQAVFRELGFPAITDEEVEAATYAHGSNDMPPRNIVEDLKAAQELMSRGITGLDVIKALSKAGFNDVASNVLNLLKQRISGDYLHTAAILDKDFNVISAVNQQNDYQGPGTGYRLSDARWEEIKNISQAINPSDFDV
- a CDS encoding propanediol/glycerol family dehydratase medium subunit; amino-acid sequence: MQISEQMIREIVLQVMQGMEPPTAAAPSKPVVQGRPMTLVEKGDARPGTRTDEVVIALAPAFGKYQNKTIVNIPHSDVLREIIAGIEEEGIQARVVRVLRTSDVDFAAHDATKLSGSGIAIGIQSRGTTVIHQKDLPPLSNLELFSQSPLIDLPTYRAIGKNAAKYAKGESPTPVPTKNDQMARPKYQAKAAVLHIKETEHVIPGKKPVEVEVKF
- a CDS encoding diol dehydratase small subunit yields the protein MSQEKLVEEIVRQVLQSMYQGGAAAAPQAAPAKTGLCPASDYPLSAKRADSLKTPTGKKLADITLDSVLAGQVAPEDVRIAPETLRMQAEIADGVGRTQFGNNLRRAAELTAVPDKRILEIYNALRPYRSTKEELSGIADELETKYKAVMSAALVREAADVYERRNRLRAD
- a CDS encoding diol dehydratase reactivase subunit alpha, producing MTIIAGVDVGNSTTEVCLVQVDSSTRRTYLSSSIVKTTGIKGTVANVPGIIVALQEAVKASGVSLSDIKEIRLNEATPVIGDLAMETITETIITESTMIGHNPSTPGGIGLGVGVTIPYGELTAAGAGAKIICVVPGGIDFEEAAKTLNQAIDRGVDLQGAIVRQDDAVLITNRLRKAIPIIDEVTLIDKVPLHMLAAVEVALPGQTIQTLSNPYGIATVFELSPDETKLIVPIARALIGNRSAVVVRTPAGDVKARTIPAGFITLVGEKGREDIDVEAGARKIMETVERVQPVIDIQGEKGTNVNGMLERVRQVMSDLTSQPVGDMKIQDLLAVDTFVPQKVQGGLAGEFALENAVALAAMVKTSRLPMQQIADQLQERLQVSVVIAGVEANMAIRGALTTPGTDKPLAILDMGGGSTDAAIITRQEKIESIHLAGAGDMVTMLINSELGLNDFDLAEDIKKYPLAKVESLYHIRLEDGTVRFFEENLPPQVFSRVVILKENDMVPIPSDHPLDKIRHVRREAKKRVFVTNSLRSLARVAPTGNIRHIEFVVLVGGSALDFEVADMVTDALGEYGIVCGRGNIRGTEGPRNAVATGLVLSYFAGEE
- a CDS encoding glycerol dehydratase reactivase beta/small subunit family protein; translated protein: MPANQGANRPCIFIRIVPHKDRERKLRELTAGMEEEGIPCQIADATEQEEGAGVLAHEAAVQSQLAVGVGVTDGEIAVHYAKLPVGKPLFLSAEQQPAVWRSLGYNAARLVKGIPFKGIEPEPETKAASCREQQSMAVEQDTAAMESLVAAIVQRILQESANGHGGGVGTWSDKR